A genomic segment from Callithrix jacchus isolate 240 chromosome 8, calJac240_pri, whole genome shotgun sequence encodes:
- the SENP8 gene encoding sentrin-specific protease 8 isoform X2, with protein MAAEAGTTEGRTVPGGWAQPPQGPGERPLRIPRPVRVTPPGLGRHIPRRTPPREHALDRRLNRCGRLCRCSYCLHRRLSWSWLARTLSTATDNRRRVPCPLRPARPRPRAHGPAPRDSSAAGEQARAHLPPTPPTASLGRPRPVPPPHVTASKSTACACADPPHFLRPRRPRPNFSASPYGKAGNSLRLSLYWRGMSQCWGRKLWVCDRSCRFPANTEVLEGWLGW; from the coding sequence ATGGCAGCAGAGGCCGGGACCACCGAAGGTCGGACGGTTCCGGGAGGGTGGGCCCAGCCGCCTCAGGGTCCGGGCGAGCGGCCGCTGCGCATCCCCCGCCCTGTCAGAGTGACTCCGCCCGGCCTGGGCAGGCACATCCCCCGCCGCACCCCGCCCAGAGAGCACGCGTTGGACCGCCGCCTCAACCGCTGCGGCCGCCTCTGCCGGTGCAGCTACTGCCTCCACCGCCGCCTCTCGTGGTCCTGGCTGGCCCGTACTCTCTCAACAGCCACAGACAACCGTCGCCGCGTCCCTTGTCCGCTTCGGCCCGCGCGTCCCCGACCCCGCGCACACGGCCCCGCCCCGCGCGACTCCTCGGCTGCAGGCGAGCAGGCGCGCGCGCACTTACCTCCCACGCCCCCTACTGCCAGCCTGGGTCGGCCCCGCCCTGTCCCGCCCCCGCACGTGACGGCATCGAAGAGTACAGCCTGCGCTTGCGCGGACCCGCCCCATTTCCTACGCCCCAGGCGGCCCCGCCCAAATTTTTCTGCCTCACCTTACGGCAAAGCGGGAAACAGCCTTAGACTCTCCCTCTACTGGAGAGGGATGTCGCAATGTTGGGGAAGAAAACTCTGGGTTTGCGACCGTAGCTGTCGCTTTCCGGCTAATACCGAGGTGCTTGAAGGCTGGTTGGGGTGGTGA
- the SENP8 gene encoding sentrin-specific protease 8 isoform X1, with amino-acid sequence MGSAGLGDRERISGEARGPEWCPANGRYGGWGLPGIRDPDRVFGRLSADQLAGRLCWGGAGRPDQSQRARLRRGPGRAVGPLGAWAGLTSGSAAVATAAPSSSAEAASHLRPQGRAGDGSRGRDHRRSDGSGRVGPAASGSGRAAAAHPPPCQSDSARPGQAHPPPHPAQRARVGPPPQPLRPPLPVQLLPPPPPLVVLAGPYSLNSHRQPSPRPLSASARASPTPRTRPRPARLLGCRRAGARALTSHAPYCQPGSAPPCPAPARDGIEEYSLRLRGPAPFPTPQAAPPKFFCLTLRQSGKQP; translated from the coding sequence ATGGGGTCTGCTGGGTTGGGGGACCGTGAAAGAATCTCCGGGGAGGCTCGAGGACCGGAATGGTGCCCGGCCAATGGAAGATACGGGGGGTGGGGTCTACCGGGGATCCGGGATCCTGATCGGGTGTTTGGGAGGCTCAGCGCAGACCAGCTCGCGGGGCGTCTCtgctggggcggggcggggcggcccGACCAGAGCCAAAGAGCGAGGCTAAGACGTGGGCCGGGACGGGCAGTAGGGCCGCTGGGCGCTTGGGCGGGTCTTACCTCGGGCTCCGCCGCGGTGGCCACCGCAGCCCCCTCCTCTTCTGCGGAAGCTGCCTCCCACCTTCGACCCCAGGGTCGGGCCGGAGATGGCAGCAGAGGCCGGGACCACCGAAGGTCGGACGGTTCCGGGAGGGTGGGCCCAGCCGCCTCAGGGTCCGGGCGAGCGGCCGCTGCGCATCCCCCGCCCTGTCAGAGTGACTCCGCCCGGCCTGGGCAGGCACATCCCCCGCCGCACCCCGCCCAGAGAGCACGCGTTGGACCGCCGCCTCAACCGCTGCGGCCGCCTCTGCCGGTGCAGCTACTGCCTCCACCGCCGCCTCTCGTGGTCCTGGCTGGCCCGTACTCTCTCAACAGCCACAGACAACCGTCGCCGCGTCCCTTGTCCGCTTCGGCCCGCGCGTCCCCGACCCCGCGCACACGGCCCCGCCCCGCGCGACTCCTCGGCTGCAGGCGAGCAGGCGCGCGCGCACTTACCTCCCACGCCCCCTACTGCCAGCCTGGGTCGGCCCCGCCCTGTCCCGCCCCCGCACGTGACGGCATCGAAGAGTACAGCCTGCGCTTGCGCGGACCCGCCCCATTTCCTACGCCCCAGGCGGCCCCGCCCAAATTTTTCTGCCTCACCTTACGGCAAAGCGGGAAACAGCCTTAG